A region from the Biomphalaria glabrata chromosome 14, xgBioGlab47.1, whole genome shotgun sequence genome encodes:
- the LOC129922746 gene encoding nucleolar protein 58-like yields MATSIKLEWSKLPTGCDVAEEKPENKRETREQKRNQRTEEKPENKRETRKQKRNQRTEEKPENRRETREQKRNQRTEEKPENRRETREQKRNQRTEEKPENKRETREQKRNQKTKEKPENKPEN; encoded by the exons ATGGCAACTAGCATTAAATTAGaatggtctaaactgcccacaggttgtgacgtagcAG AAGAGAAAccagaaaacaaaagagaaacCAGAGAACAGAAGAGAAACCAGAGAACAGAAGAGAAAccagaaaacaaaagagaaaccagaaaacaaaagagaaacCAGAGAACAGAAGAGAAACCAGAGAACAGAAGAGAAACCAGAGAACAGAAGAGAAACCAGAGAACAGAAGAGAAACCAGAGAACAGAAGAGAAACCAGAGAACAGAAGAGAAACCAGAGAACAGAAGAGAAAccagaaaacaaaagagaaacCAGAGAACAGAAGAGAAAccagaaaacaaaagagaaacCAGAGAACAAACCTGAAAACTAA
- the LOC106072505 gene encoding high-affinity choline transporter 1-like, with amino-acid sequence MGVNVVALVVLVVFYLVILAVGIVAAWKVKVKGREIGVTGGLETTLVAGRDLKTVIGIFTMIATTVGGGYINGTAESIAKDGMIWTLAPLGIFIGLNLGGAFYARRMRDCEYLTMLDPFQLHYGHIVTVLIYMASLMGDLLWSASILNALGTTLSVIANIQLTVAVIMSGSVTTIYTMIGSMISVAYTDVVQLAFIFIGLMLSLPFIFTNEKIGDFSANQTVWLGHVESNMWGLWVDLLIAMTLGTIPWQSYFQRVLSVKSAKQAQVLSFVGAVGALVLVIPSVMIGIAGASADWRNTTQGRSPMETNQSSLILPIVINEFTPSVVSIFGLGAISAAVMSSMDSAVLGSSSMFTHNIYSEIFRRNASKIELRIVQVVAVIFIGCICMFIALSSSVIYGMFILAADFVFVIIFPQLTAILYCPKFTNTLGSVAGYLVGFLLRVGAGEPLINMPVWIYFPEISGQMFPFRTFAMIVSFVTIVVVTFLTRLKPVSRFFIKFERTSADEERSRHLMQDRSGMTLAHTDSSDSEAEKSKQIVSKKEKKVDEMELCSANGKFRKIDS; translated from the exons ATGGGAGTGAATGTTGTAGCTCTTGTGGTCCTGGTGGTCTTCTATTTGGTCATATTAGCAGTAGGAATCGTTGCCGCCTGGAAAGTCAAAGTGAAAGGCCGTGAAATAGGAGTGACTGGTGGACTTGAGACTACGCTGGTGGCTGGCAGAGATCTCAAGACTGTTATTGGTATATTTACTATGATAG CGACAACGGTAGGAGGAGGCTATATTAATGGAACAGCAGAATCTATAGCCAAAGATGGCATGATTTGGACACTTGCACCATTGGGCATTTTCATTGGTCTAAATTTAG GCGGAGCTTTTTATGCCAGACGGATGAGAGACTGCGAGTACCTGACCATGCTGGACCCTTTCCAGCTTCACTACGGCCACATTGTGACTGTGCTGATCTACATGGCCAGCCTCATGGGGGATCTTTTGTGGAGCGCATCCATTCTCAATGCATTAG GCACAACACTAAGTGTTATCGCCAACATCCAACTTACTGTGGCAGTCATCATGTCCGGCTCTGTCACCACCATCTACACCATGATAGGCAGCATGATCTCTGTGGCCTACACAGACGTTGTGCAGCTGGCCTTCATTTTCATTGGTCTG ATGTTGAGTTTACCATTCATATTCACCAATGAAAAGATTGGGGACTTCTCAGCCAATCAGACTGTTTGGCTTGGTCATGTGGAGAGCAACATGTGGGGACTCTGGGTAGATCTTCTTATAGCCATG ACTCTAGGCACCATTCCCTGGCAGTCCTACTTCCAGCGTGTGCTGTCTGtaaaaagtgccaaacaagctCAAGTCTTGTCCTTTGTTGGAGCCGTCGGTGCACTGGTCCTGGTGATTCCTTCTGTCATGATTGGCATTGCTGGAGCTAGTGCAG ACTGGAGGAACACAACACAGGGGAGGTCACCGATGGAGACCAACCAATCCAGCCTTATCTTACCTATTGTCATAAATGAGTTTACACCTTCTGTTGTCTCTATATTTG GACTTGGTGCTATCTCTGCAGCAGTCATGTCCTCAATGGACAGTGCAGTCCTGGGATCTAGTTCCATGTTTACTCATAATATTTACAGTGAAATCTTCCGCAGAAAT GCTAGCAAGATTGAACTCAGAATCGTGCAGGTTGTTGCTGTCATTTTCATTGGCTGCATTTGTATGTTCATCGCCCTGTCCTCCAGTGTCATCTACGGCATGTTTATTCTAGCTGCAGATTTCGTCTTTGTTATCATCTTTCCGCAGTTGACTGCCATTCTCTACTGCCCAAAGTTTACAAACACTCTAGGCTCAGTGGCAGGGTATCTAGTGGGATTTCTCCTGCGTGTTGGCGCAGGTGAGCCGCTCATTAACATGCCAGTTTGGATTTATTTCCCTGAAATCTCTGGCCAGATGTTCCCGTTCAGGACTTTTGCTATGATAGTGTCATTTGTGACAATTGTAGTTGTTACATTTTTGACCAGACTCAAGCCAGTGAGTCGTTTCTTTATCAAGTTTGAACGAACGTCTGCAGATGAAGAGCGATCAAGACATTTGATGCAAGACAGGAGTGGAATGACACTCGCCCACACAGACAGCTCCGATTCTGAAGCAGAGAAAAGCAAACAGATTGTATCcaaaaaggagaaaaaagtTGATGAAATGGAGTTGTGCTCGGCCAATGGAAAGTTCAGGAAAATAGACTCTTGA